A single genomic interval of Spirosoma linguale DSM 74 harbors:
- a CDS encoding TonB-dependent receptor plug (PFAM: TonB-dependent receptor plug; TonB-dependent receptor~KEGG: mxa:MXAN_4746 TonB-dependent receptor) — protein sequence MNRYSISLSRGLLYLLLLFSPLLCRQAQGRTTLSVNLIKMEFHTPYLGDMAYETPSREQAHLIWLTGTVTDEQNQPIPGVNIVEKQTRKGTVTDATGQFTIDANPGATLVFSSVGFATQEVVVGSQQTLSVTLKEDVNQLSEVVAVGYQTLRKSDVTGAIANVKARELNLSAPTVGQALVGKLAGVQVSQVSGAPYVTTKIRVRGIGSINASSDPLYVIDGFPAGNDVFINPNDIESIDVLKDAASAAIYGSRASGGVVLITTKRGKDGKGKFDYEYQYGINQLAKKVKLLDANGFAQLVIDGRNNTYRDLVQNSGKTWTDAMFSDDNATRIAKVGNAGSVSIPTDIYDFANQKLITPKYNTDWQDELYRNAPMSRHNLTFSGGSNGVRYLLSGGYQNQQGIIVSTKQERVNFRANVDADISKKFKVSGSLFVTSTNNREVQEGRFNQGPILGALIYPPTFRAYDDNGNPVKNEVAALQPVYGYQTVENPVALAQETKITRKGLRGTYNGNASYEIIPGLVARANIGLQTYNEKYDYYLPTSLSSGNNPPYSPQAIAAATATALVVNTQNILGEFTATYNRQFGKHNLNGLIGYTAQKTNLDQISVSAQGFQNDAIPEITAKGADPTNFFLNTSSTSSSVGFSGTGKQEETLLSYLARAEYNYDSRYFLTAAFRTDGSSRFGPLNRWGNFPSISGGWTISNEPFYADLVGSTSTLKLRGSWGLTGNYNVGNYNYLQTMASPTGAVFGSGTIQTAFYSGPLKDQKLGWESTSQFNLGLDVGLFNNRLFLIANGYLSNSYNLLFNQPISAISGTTSILTNLRDSKIQNKGIELQIDGRAISTQDFKLNLSGNISLNRNKVLNMGGANTILVAGAERSYITHITQEGQPVGMFYGFKVIGMVRQKDMDNIAADNAAYNASTQSFPTGYVLKGPARSTASTNPLRPGDLIFQDVNGDGVVSDADKQVIGSPYPKFIYGFSVTANYKAFDANASFNGTYGSQVLDGQDYYLFNMEGSGNQYSVVADRYRSEDQPGNGQVYRASRGGTQSNSTRLSTFYLQNGSYLRCANITVGYNLPIASLTKAKVSALRLYVNVNNAFTLTKYKGYNPEVDYNNGANLAPGVDYGKYPLARGYNIGARITF from the coding sequence ATGAATCGCTACTCAATTTCATTGAGCAGAGGACTCTTGTACCTTCTCCTCCTGTTCAGCCCCCTTCTTTGTCGACAGGCGCAGGGCCGAACGACGTTATCCGTTAATCTCATCAAGATGGAGTTTCATACGCCATATCTTGGAGATATGGCGTATGAAACTCCATCCCGCGAGCAGGCTCACCTCATCTGGCTGACCGGAACGGTCACCGACGAACAAAACCAGCCGATTCCGGGCGTCAACATCGTTGAGAAGCAGACCCGTAAAGGGACCGTTACCGATGCCACCGGACAGTTCACGATTGACGCCAACCCCGGTGCTACGCTGGTGTTCTCGTCGGTGGGTTTCGCCACGCAGGAAGTCGTTGTTGGTTCGCAGCAAACGCTGAGCGTAACGCTAAAAGAGGACGTGAACCAGTTGAGCGAAGTAGTAGCTGTGGGCTATCAGACACTCCGCAAGAGTGACGTTACCGGAGCTATTGCCAACGTAAAAGCCCGCGAGCTGAATCTGTCGGCCCCCACGGTTGGTCAGGCGCTGGTGGGTAAACTGGCGGGCGTACAGGTGTCGCAGGTGAGCGGTGCACCGTACGTGACGACCAAAATCCGGGTGCGGGGTATCGGCTCCATCAACGCCAGCTCCGACCCGCTGTACGTGATCGACGGTTTCCCGGCGGGTAACGACGTATTCATCAACCCAAACGACATTGAAAGCATCGACGTACTGAAAGATGCCGCGTCGGCCGCTATTTACGGGTCCAGAGCGTCGGGCGGGGTGGTCCTCATCACCACCAAACGCGGGAAAGACGGCAAAGGCAAGTTCGATTATGAATACCAGTACGGCATCAATCAACTCGCCAAAAAGGTAAAGTTGCTGGACGCAAACGGCTTTGCGCAGCTGGTCATCGACGGTCGCAACAACACCTACCGCGACCTCGTTCAGAACAGCGGCAAGACCTGGACCGATGCCATGTTTTCGGACGATAACGCCACTCGTATCGCCAAAGTGGGTAACGCCGGTTCGGTCAGTATCCCGACGGATATTTATGACTTCGCCAATCAAAAACTCATCACCCCAAAATACAATACCGACTGGCAGGACGAACTGTACCGTAATGCGCCCATGAGTCGGCACAACCTCACGTTTTCGGGCGGCAGCAACGGCGTTCGCTATCTGCTGAGTGGCGGCTACCAGAATCAGCAGGGCATCATCGTGAGCACGAAACAGGAACGGGTGAACTTCCGGGCCAATGTCGATGCGGACATCAGCAAGAAGTTCAAAGTAAGCGGAAGCCTGTTTGTGACCTCGACCAACAACCGCGAAGTGCAGGAAGGCCGTTTCAACCAGGGGCCTATTCTGGGTGCGCTGATTTATCCGCCTACCTTCCGGGCCTACGACGACAACGGCAATCCGGTGAAGAACGAAGTAGCGGCCCTGCAACCCGTTTATGGCTATCAGACCGTTGAGAACCCGGTGGCACTGGCACAGGAAACCAAGATAACCCGCAAAGGGCTGCGCGGCACCTACAACGGAAATGCCAGTTACGAGATCATTCCGGGGCTGGTGGCCCGCGCCAATATTGGCTTGCAGACGTACAACGAAAAATACGATTACTACCTGCCAACCAGCCTGAGCAGCGGCAACAACCCGCCCTATTCGCCCCAGGCCATTGCAGCCGCTACCGCAACGGCTCTCGTCGTAAACACCCAGAATATCCTCGGCGAGTTTACGGCCACCTACAACCGGCAGTTCGGCAAACACAATCTGAACGGTCTGATCGGTTATACAGCCCAGAAAACGAACCTCGACCAGATCAGCGTATCGGCGCAGGGTTTCCAGAACGACGCCATCCCCGAAATCACGGCCAAAGGTGCCGATCCGACCAACTTCTTCCTGAATACGAGTTCAACAAGCAGTAGTGTAGGATTCAGCGGCACGGGCAAGCAGGAAGAAACGCTCCTCTCCTACCTGGCGCGGGCCGAGTACAACTACGACAGCCGCTATTTTTTGACGGCAGCCTTCCGGACCGACGGCTCATCACGTTTCGGACCGCTGAACCGCTGGGGTAACTTCCCGTCGATCTCCGGCGGCTGGACGATTTCCAACGAACCGTTCTACGCTGATTTGGTAGGGTCGACATCGACGCTGAAACTACGGGGCAGCTGGGGACTCACGGGGAATTATAACGTGGGAAATTACAACTACCTCCAGACGATGGCCAGCCCAACGGGAGCTGTATTCGGCTCGGGAACGATTCAGACGGCCTTTTATTCCGGACCGCTCAAAGATCAGAAACTTGGCTGGGAGTCGACCTCGCAGTTCAACCTGGGGCTGGATGTCGGCCTGTTCAACAACCGCCTGTTCCTGATTGCCAACGGCTACCTCAGTAACTCATACAACCTGCTGTTCAACCAGCCCATTTCGGCCATCTCGGGCACTACGAGCATCCTGACCAACCTGCGTGATTCTAAAATTCAGAACAAAGGCATCGAATTGCAGATCGACGGGCGTGCCATTTCGACGCAGGATTTCAAGCTGAACCTCAGCGGTAATATCTCGCTGAACCGCAATAAAGTGCTGAACATGGGCGGTGCCAACACCATTCTGGTGGCGGGTGCCGAACGGTCGTACATCACCCACATCACGCAGGAAGGCCAGCCGGTGGGTATGTTTTACGGCTTCAAGGTGATTGGCATGGTGCGCCAGAAAGACATGGACAATATTGCCGCCGACAACGCAGCCTACAATGCCTCTACGCAATCATTCCCAACGGGTTACGTACTGAAAGGCCCCGCCCGCTCCACCGCATCGACCAACCCACTGCGCCCCGGCGACCTGATTTTTCAGGATGTGAACGGCGATGGCGTGGTTTCCGATGCCGACAAGCAGGTGATTGGCAGCCCCTACCCGAAGTTTATCTATGGCTTCTCGGTAACGGCCAACTACAAAGCGTTCGACGCCAATGCGTCGTTCAACGGAACCTACGGCAGTCAGGTGCTGGATGGGCAGGATTATTACCTGTTCAACATGGAAGGCTCGGGCAACCAGTATTCCGTCGTGGCCGACCGGTACCGCTCTGAGGATCAGCCGGGTAACGGGCAGGTGTATCGGGCATCGCGGGGCGGCACCCAGAGCAACAGCACCCGCCTGTCGACTTTTTACCTGCAAAACGGCTCGTACCTGCGCTGCGCCAACATCACGGTGGGCTACAACCTACCCATTGCATCGCTGACCAAAGCGAAAGTTAGCGCCCTGCGGCTGTACGTCAACGTGAACAACGCCTTCACCCTCACAAAGTACAAAGGCTATAACCCCGAAGTGGATTACAACAACGGTGCGAACCTGGCCCCCGGCGTCGATTACGGCAAGTACCCGCTGGCGCGTGGCTACAACATAGGCGCACGAATCACTTTTTAA
- a CDS encoding RagB/SusD domain protein (PFAM: RagB/SusD domain protein~KEGG: bxe:Bxe_B2908 putative haemagglutinin), translating to MQYKSSLRYLPVLALLLLGSCSQEFLVETNPNAIATANYYKTENDVLLALNGVYQSLRDNNGIAEGSGLYSEERSDNTGRNDNQSNAGEPFQFNAFALLPSNSYLQTHWNSLYQTITRANYMLAGSETVTFAKTDTKAQYQAEAKFIRALIYFNLVRKWGDVPLVTKPLTVPEEVAASTFREKKEKVYAQIVADLTDVVNSPLPDVQSAANKGRVSKVAGNALLGQVYLTMATTLDAANRATNLNQAKTYLTNAYNKRTFGLLKEIPYPDVFDVTKKTTNPEAIFQIVYKQGDINYSSNIAANNQAQGENTNSLKTTTGTGGNVKPDLVKDYEEGDVRKDYSIKYANAAVVKDYYITKFRDASSGAGTSGYGGNDWLLIRYADVILMLAEVNMYLGDEATAIGFLDQVRERAKLPLYAVAQTNPAYSAKYPTLKLAILHERRVELAFENQRWFDLLRFFTPTELVAYFKSKSQADYGIAQLTNFGTKDYYYPIPFNEAKLNPTGMYQNPGY from the coding sequence ATGCAGTACAAATCATCTCTTCGCTATCTGCCGGTGCTGGCGCTGCTCCTGCTGGGGTCGTGCAGTCAGGAGTTTCTGGTTGAAACCAACCCGAACGCCATTGCCACCGCCAACTATTACAAAACCGAGAACGACGTTTTGCTGGCGCTAAATGGCGTATACCAGTCTCTGCGCGATAACAACGGCATTGCCGAAGGCAGCGGTCTTTATTCGGAAGAACGCTCGGACAACACCGGCCGGAATGATAACCAGTCGAACGCGGGTGAGCCGTTCCAGTTCAATGCCTTTGCGCTGCTGCCGAGCAATTCGTACCTGCAAACGCACTGGAATTCGCTTTACCAGACCATTACGCGGGCCAATTACATGCTGGCAGGGTCGGAAACGGTAACCTTTGCCAAAACAGACACCAAAGCGCAGTACCAGGCCGAAGCCAAGTTTATCCGGGCACTGATCTATTTCAACCTGGTCCGCAAATGGGGTGATGTGCCCCTGGTAACCAAACCCCTGACGGTTCCCGAAGAGGTAGCCGCCAGTACTTTTCGTGAGAAAAAAGAGAAAGTCTACGCCCAGATTGTGGCCGACCTGACCGATGTCGTGAATAGTCCACTGCCCGATGTTCAGTCGGCAGCCAACAAAGGGCGGGTGTCTAAAGTAGCGGGCAACGCCCTGCTGGGACAGGTGTACCTGACCATGGCGACCACGCTGGACGCAGCCAACCGGGCCACGAACCTGAATCAGGCCAAAACCTATCTGACGAACGCTTACAACAAGCGGACCTTCGGGTTGCTGAAAGAAATTCCGTATCCCGATGTGTTCGATGTAACGAAGAAAACGACCAATCCGGAAGCTATTTTCCAGATCGTATACAAGCAGGGCGACATCAACTATTCGTCGAATATTGCGGCCAACAACCAGGCGCAGGGCGAAAATACCAACTCGCTGAAAACGACCACCGGCACGGGCGGCAACGTGAAACCAGATCTGGTCAAAGACTATGAAGAGGGTGATGTTCGGAAGGATTACTCCATCAAATACGCCAATGCTGCGGTGGTGAAGGATTATTACATCACCAAATTCAGGGATGCCAGTTCGGGTGCCGGCACGAGCGGCTATGGCGGCAACGACTGGCTGCTGATCCGGTACGCCGACGTTATTCTGATGCTGGCGGAGGTGAACATGTACCTCGGCGATGAAGCCACTGCCATTGGTTTTCTGGACCAGGTGCGCGAACGGGCCAAACTGCCACTCTATGCCGTAGCCCAAACGAACCCGGCCTACAGCGCCAAATACCCGACCCTCAAACTCGCCATCCTGCACGAACGACGCGTGGAGCTGGCGTTCGAAAATCAGCGCTGGTTCGACCTGCTGCGATTTTTCACCCCTACGGAACTGGTAGCGTATTTCAAGTCGAAAAGTCAGGCCGATTATGGCATTGCGCAGCTTACGAACTTCGGAACGAAAGATTATTACTACCCCATTCCGTTCAACGAAGCTAAACTGAACCCGACCGGAATGTACCAGAACCCAGGGTATTAA